A window of Argopecten irradians isolate NY chromosome 14, Ai_NY, whole genome shotgun sequence contains these coding sequences:
- the LOC138306919 gene encoding myosin, essential light chain, adductor muscle-like has protein sequence MSADGCMPDLDDMKDVFDLFDFWDGRDGLIDAFKVGDLLRCCGLNPTDTLVRKTGGTKKMGEKQYSFEEFLPIVKQIVKEKDTGTKAEFMEAFKSFDREGMGFISLGETRHMLTAIGDRLEDRELDDILELTDIQADLDGNIKYEDFIQKVLDGPKGC, from the exons ACATGAAGGACGTCTTTGACCTTTTCGATTTCTGGGATGGTCGAGACGGGCTAATAGATGCCTTTAAAGTAGGGGATCTTCTTCGATGTTGTGGCCTTAACCCAACAGACACATTAGTCAGAAAGACGGGCGGAACGAAAAAAATGG gCGAGAAACAGTATTCTTTCGAGGAATTCTTGccaattgtaaaacaaattgtaaaagAAAAGGACACAGGAACGAAAGCAGAATTTATGGAGGCCTTCAAATCGTTCGACAGGGAAGGAATGGGCTTCATATCCTTAGGGGAGACCCGTCACATGTTAACGGCGATAG GAGACCGGTTAGAAGATAGAGAATTGGACGACATCTTAGAACTCACAGACATACAAGCCGATTTGGACGGCAATATTAAATATGAAG ATTTTATCCAGAAAGTATTGGATGGACCAAAGGGGTGTTAG